Proteins encoded within one genomic window of Eurosta solidaginis isolate ZX-2024a chromosome 1, ASM4086904v1, whole genome shotgun sequence:
- the LOC137241345 gene encoding calcium-binding protein P-like, whose translation MPQQSGYPPQPGPPGCSPQPQHPGYPLQQPSAPGGYMGQMMPPTQPGQAPMPSQPPMPGQPPIPGRHGYNQPPAPSTGIYQQPQQ comes from the exons atgccacaacagtcgggctatccaccacaacctggtccacctggttgctctccacaacctcaacatccaggctatcctctacaacaaccaagtgcaccaggtggttacatgggtcaaatgatgccaccaacacaacctggacaggcgccaatgcccagtcagccacccatgccgggtcaacccccaatacccggacgtcatggttataat caaccacctgcacctagtactggtatatatcaacagccgcaacagtag